A part of Cystobacter ferrugineus genomic DNA contains:
- a CDS encoding DUF58 domain-containing protein produces the protein MSAGRPVPTGLAVALVALALVPAALAVAGDVFLWLALALDGAVLALCVGDFLAAPRASDVAVRREVEPVLSSGVAQTVRLVVESRGARALRGRVRDEVPPGVEVRGHEQPFSLTPETPSVTLPYSLTPLTRGDLRLGDVHLRLLGPLGLCARQVRVSAAQGVKVYPDLTALSREALALTLASDAPAERLLRRSAEGREFESLREYRPGDDYRSVDWKATARRGRTTVRVYQPERNQPVLLMLDCGRHMAGRVEGRRKLDHAVDAALRLAKVSLDAGDLVGVLAFASDVRASLPPRKGHEHLRLITESLYRAEAALEESDYGRAYDFAFARSSRRSLVVLFTDLVDPDASGTLLSRTLALRPRHLPVVASLLDEDLQTAATAIPDSVPDAYARQAAARLEEDYQRTALTLRDAGALVVRASARGFGAAAVNTYLHVKARGLL, from the coding sequence GTGAGCGCCGGCCGGCCCGTCCCCACGGGACTCGCCGTGGCCCTCGTCGCGCTCGCCCTGGTGCCCGCGGCGCTCGCCGTGGCGGGGGATGTCTTCCTCTGGCTCGCGCTCGCCCTGGACGGGGCGGTGCTCGCGCTGTGCGTGGGAGACTTTCTCGCCGCGCCGCGCGCCTCGGACGTGGCGGTGCGGCGCGAGGTGGAGCCCGTGCTCTCCTCGGGCGTCGCCCAGACGGTGCGCCTGGTGGTGGAGTCACGCGGCGCGCGGGCCCTGCGCGGACGGGTGCGCGACGAAGTGCCCCCCGGCGTGGAGGTGCGTGGGCACGAGCAGCCCTTCTCCCTCACCCCCGAGACGCCGTCCGTCACCCTCCCCTACTCGCTCACGCCCCTCACGCGGGGAGACTTGCGCCTGGGGGACGTGCACCTGCGCCTGCTCGGGCCGCTGGGCCTGTGCGCTCGGCAGGTGCGCGTGTCCGCGGCCCAGGGCGTGAAGGTGTACCCGGACCTCACCGCCCTGTCGCGCGAGGCGCTCGCGCTCACCCTCGCCTCGGATGCGCCCGCCGAACGGCTCCTGCGCCGCTCCGCCGAGGGCCGTGAATTCGAATCCCTGCGCGAGTACCGCCCGGGTGACGACTACCGCTCGGTGGACTGGAAGGCGACGGCGCGGCGGGGCCGCACCACCGTGCGCGTGTACCAGCCCGAGCGCAACCAGCCCGTCCTCCTGATGCTCGACTGCGGGCGCCACATGGCGGGCCGCGTGGAGGGCCGGCGCAAGCTCGACCATGCGGTGGACGCGGCGCTGCGTCTGGCCAAGGTGAGCCTGGACGCGGGGGACCTGGTGGGCGTGCTCGCCTTCGCCAGCGACGTGCGCGCGAGCCTCCCTCCGCGCAAGGGCCACGAGCACCTGCGCCTCATCACCGAGTCGCTCTACCGCGCCGAGGCGGCCCTCGAGGAGAGCGACTACGGGCGCGCCTATGACTTCGCCTTCGCGCGCTCCTCGCGCCGCTCGCTGGTGGTGCTCTTCACGGACCTGGTGGATCCGGACGCATCGGGCACTCTGCTCTCGCGCACGCTGGCCCTGCGCCCCCGGCACCTGCCCGTGGTGGCCTCGCTGCTGGACGAGGATCTCCAGACGGCCGCCACCGCGATTCCAGACTCCGTGCCGGATGCCTACGCGCGCCAGGCCGCCGCGCGCCTGGAGGAGGACTACCAGCGCACCGCCCTCACCCTGCGCGACGCGGGAGCGCTCGTCGTGCGCGCCTCGGCGCGAGGCTTTGGCGCCGCCGCCGTCAATACCTATCTCCACGTGAAGGCCCGGGGACTGCTGTAG